The Longimicrobium sp. genome contains the following window.
ACCCGGAGCCGTCTCGGCGGAGGGATCCCGGTCGTGCGCGCGGACGCGAGCATGGGGAAGATCGTGCACGACGTCGTCGACGAGATCGCGGCGGCGTACCCGCAGCGAACCCTCCAGGTCGATGCGCGCGGCGAGCAGCGCGGGGAATGGGACTGCGCGCGCATCACCCAGGCGCTGACCAACCTGATCGGCAACGCACTGGAGCACGGCGCCGAGGGGACGACCGTCAGGGTCGAGGTCGGTGGAGACGACGCGGAGGTCACGATCGCGATCCACAACCGCGGCGCCGCGATCCCGGCCGACCGGCTGGACGGGCTCTTCAACCCGATGAAGGCGCGGGAGGCGACGGGAGGCACCGCGGCCGGCGGACCGTCCGGAAGCCTCGGCCTGGGCCTCTACATCGCCGAGCGGATCGTGACCGCGCACAACGGGCGGATCGGGGTGGAGTCGTCGGGAGAGCGCGGCACCACCTTCACGGTTCACCTGCCGCGCCGCGGATAGACGCGGCAGACCTGATCGCGGAGGCCGCGGCGGGGAAGGGCCGCACCTGCACCCTCGTTCTCCCCTCCGCGCGGGCTCGAGCGGCGGAGCCGTGGCCCTCCCCACGAGCGCGGCGTCGGCCGGGGAGCACCCGCCGGCCGCCACGCCCACGGACCCTTTCCGGATCCCGGTGTATGGGACGCAGGCCGCTTTCGCGGCCGCGCAGGACCTCACGGCAAGCGAGGCTCCCTTGACACCTTCCGACGCTCCCGCCGGCATGCTCCCGCCGCCCGGCACCGACGCCTTTCCCCCCGCCGCTCCGCATTCGGTGCCCGCCTACTCCCGCCCGCGCTGGCCGGCGGCGATGTCCCGCTGGTGGCGGGCCGCGTTCGCGCACAACACCTACGCCCGACGCACCGACGCGGCAGGCTCCGGGCCTGGCGGCCACCGCTTCTTCGAGCACCTGATCGGGCCCGCCGCCGACGATCCCGTGGCGGCCGCCGTCGCGCCCGGCGGGCCGGTCCGGGAGGCGTAGCCGCGGCGGTATCGTCGAGCGGGACGGTCGCAGGTTCGGACAATCGATCCCGGAGAGCAGGTTTCGGCCATGACCCGCCCGATCAGGCGCTCGACCGGAGGGACATGGAGGTGGGCCTGCGCGAGGGGGAACAGCGATCCCTGATGGTCTCGTCTCGGTCGGGCTGGGCTTTCGCATGAGCTGAACCGCGCATGAAACCGGCTCTCAGAACGTCCCATTGCGTGTGCCGTCTTCGTGATCGCTGTGAAAATCTGGCATAATGGGCATGATAGGAAGGTCGTAGAACGCCGCCGGCGTGTGGACATCACGCTCCGGCGGCGTTGCCAGGGTGGGATAGGATTTGGGACAGGCTGGGCGGCAGAGCCGGGCATTTTCGCCCGTGGAGTCCGGTAGGCTCTTCCGGAACACCCAAGATTCACAACAATTTACCGCACTCGCACGAATCTGATCGCGGACTCCGTGTGATACCACCTTCCGAAACCGACCGTGCATCCATGCCCCACACGAAGTCATCCTGAGGGAGCGTCCGCGCGTAATTCGCTCCCGCGCCAATGGTTGGACGCGACCGAAGGATCTACTCCGCGTGTCTGGCGGCCAGATGCGGTGCGCAGAAGCCGGCCTCGCTCCGGGGGTGAGTAGATCCTTCGGTCGCCGCCAAGCATCGTTGCCGAGGCAGGTTCGGCGCAGCGGCTCCCTCAGGATGACATCTTCTTTGCACAGTCGATCGCAGAATCTGGTAAGGGACATCGAAAATATCTCACGCAGAGTCAGCAGAGTAATGCAGAGAACACCTTTCCTCTGCTGACTCTGCGCGATCAAAAGCAGTCGCGGTTTGCGGCTACATCCGCTTGTACGCGGGGCCGCTGCCGCCCTCGCGCGGGGTCCAGCGGGGGCCCACCACGTCGGTGGCCTTGCAGTCGATGCAGTTGGGCGGGTTCACCACCAGCCGCTCTCCCTGGCGCTCGTAGACGCCCGCCGGGCAGACGTGCGCGTAGAAGTCGGCCAGCTCGCCCGTGACGTCCTCCCCCACGACCAGGTGGCTGGGGATGTCGTCGCGCGTCTGGTTCCCCGACTTGAACACCGCGTCCACCTTGCTGAAGGTGAGCTTGCCGTCGGGCGTGAACGGCTCCTCGGGCGCCACCACCCGCTCCGCCTGGGCGTCGGCGTGCATGTCGATCTTCCCCCCGGGGAACCGGCCGCGGGTGAGCGTCATCAGCCCCGCCTTGAAGCCGCCCGCGTAGAAGCCGCTCTTGAACGCCAGCCGCATGTTGCGCGTGCGGTGCAGGTCCTCGCGGATGTAGCTGCCGTCCACGGCCCGGTCGTACGCCGCCAGCGCCGCGGCCGACGTGTCGCCCGCCTTCAGCGCGTCGAAGACGGCCCGCGCGGCGAAGATCCCCGACTGCACGGCGTAGTGGACGCCCTTGAGCGAGGGCACGTCCACGAAGCCCACCGTGTCGCCCACCATCACCAGCCCGTCGCCCGTCTTCCGCTCGGGCAGCGCGTAGAAGCCGCCCTCGGGGATCGTCTTGGCCCCCCACTCCACCATCTCGCCGCCGTCCAGGTACTTCCGGAAGAACGGGTGCGTCTTCATCCGCTGCAGGAGCACGTGCGTGTCCAGCGTGCTGCGCCGGTAGTCGAGGCCCACGACGAGGCCCAGGGCGACCAGGTTCGGCTCCAGCGCGTACATGAAGCTCCCGCCGAAGGCGTCGCGCGGCAGGGGCCACCCCAGCGTGTGCACGATCCCCTCGAACGGCACCTTCGTCTCCCACAGCTCCTTCACCCCCAGCGCGAAGATCTGCGGGTTCTCGGAGCCGATGCCCCGCCACTTCCGGTACGCCTGCCCCAGCGCCCCGCGCGTCCCCTCGGCCAGCACCACCACCTTCGCGGTGAGGTCCGTCGGCGGCTCCGCGCCCGGGCCCGGCGTCCCGTCGCGCTTGAGCCCCGAGGGCGTCGTCCGCGCGCCGACCACCTTCTCCCCGTCCACCAGCAGCGAGTCGACGGGGAAGCCGGGGAGGACGTTGACCTCCAGCTCCTCGGCCTTGCCGCCCAGCCACCGCACGATCTCGCAGAGCGAGGCGACGTGGTTGCCGTGGTTCCGCATCGGCGGCGGCGTGGGGATGCGGAAATGCCCGCCGGCGGTGAGCAGGTAGACGGCCTCCTTCGTGACCGGGCCGCGGAAGGGGAAGTCGGCGTCGGTGAGCTCGGGGAAGAGCTCGCGGAAGGGGCGCGGGTTCACCACCGCGCCCGAGAGCTGGTGCTCGCCGAGCGCCGCGGCCTTCTCCAGCACGGCGACCTGCAGCCCGCCCAGCGCGCCGCCGGCCTCGCCGTCCTTGCGGGCCAGGCGCGCCAGCTCGATGGCGCAGGCGAGCCCCGCCGGCCCCGCGCCGACGATCACCACGTCCATCTCCAGCGCCTCGGCGTCGGGCGCCTCGGCCAGGATCAGCCGCTCCTGCGGCAGCTCGGGCTGGTGGGCGATCGGGAGCAGGCGTGCGTTGTCAGCCATGTGTAGGAAGTCGGTTGTCCCCGCTCCTGCACGGACGCGCCGGAAGCGGATAAAGGATGTCCGAAACGCAGCCGAGTGGAGCGCGCGGCAAGATACAGGGGGCGCGTGGACACCGCAAACTAATGCGTAAAGCCCGGAGTGAAGGATGAGCGATCATCTCACGAAACGAAAATTTCCTTGACTCTCCCAATGGACGATGCTACGAATACGCCAGGAAGAGCGACTTGGACACGACAATAAGGAGATTAACAATGGCCGTAATCATCCTAGAACCTGGCGAGATTTTCGAACACACTCATTCCCAGAACAGCACGACTGATCTGCAAGCAGGCCTCGTTCGATGCTCCTACGATGATGTTTCAATTGAACTTCGCCCCGGAAACACCGTGCTGATCCCTGCTGGCGTACCGCACGTTCTGGAAAATATCGGCGAAGTGCCTGCACACGTTGGGTGCCGGCATATAGATGTGGATGTTGATGATTCGCCACCGAAGCGACCGCCGCCGCCGCCATCGCCTAAGCCTTTCTAGCA
Protein-coding sequences here:
- a CDS encoding electron-transfer flavoprotein:ubiquinone oxidoreductase produces the protein MADNARLLPIAHQPELPQERLILAEAPDAEALEMDVVIVGAGPAGLACAIELARLARKDGEAGGALGGLQVAVLEKAAALGEHQLSGAVVNPRPFRELFPELTDADFPFRGPVTKEAVYLLTAGGHFRIPTPPPMRNHGNHVASLCEIVRWLGGKAEELEVNVLPGFPVDSLLVDGEKVVGARTTPSGLKRDGTPGPGAEPPTDLTAKVVVLAEGTRGALGQAYRKWRGIGSENPQIFALGVKELWETKVPFEGIVHTLGWPLPRDAFGGSFMYALEPNLVALGLVVGLDYRRSTLDTHVLLQRMKTHPFFRKYLDGGEMVEWGAKTIPEGGFYALPERKTGDGLVMVGDTVGFVDVPSLKGVHYAVQSGIFAARAVFDALKAGDTSAAALAAYDRAVDGSYIREDLHRTRNMRLAFKSGFYAGGFKAGLMTLTRGRFPGGKIDMHADAQAERVVAPEEPFTPDGKLTFSKVDAVFKSGNQTRDDIPSHLVVGEDVTGELADFYAHVCPAGVYERQGERLVVNPPNCIDCKATDVVGPRWTPREGGSGPAYKRM